A portion of the Armatimonadota bacterium genome contains these proteins:
- a CDS encoding glycoside hydrolase family 15 protein → MPRSLVFGNGSLFVALDSRHRIRELTYPYVGLYNHLAGRAVRMGIWVDGAFTWCDEGGWEVHQSPQFADGSSQTTLRNPHQGIELLVRERIHADEPAFFRDIVVTSHRADECKTRVFFHHPLQLNESDIAETAVLDPVLGGMVHYKGPTFIGFCVDSGPSEVAVGITGYGEQPGTAPDAEDGELSNRTIEQGSIDSCMSVELRLAPGEGRTICCSILCASTITGLHELKERLDREAGALASVETDVAQASRLGSLGSEIGNAEPQHGNKCQSLPGAPEPRSLLTPSRVVIESHLSSNGALMAALDSDIMSENRAHYANFWPRDGALTLEAFLRFKEAGFGRRMLQFCRGLINSRVWPHPFFFQKYRPDGTLGASWHPWVRNGSPELPLQEDESALILHAMGAQVAAFGWEGLEGLWQELAVPLADFLVAYRDPQSGLPLPSHDLWEERRGVHAFTVASAVAGLRAASELAASLGDSRSEHYGAIAEEVRSACLSRFVHAGEGFVVRNLSQDRDGAWHEDLTPDSSMLHVVLLGLLSPDDPLAGSLVDRLEAGLWVDGPIGGMARYRDDYYCRVSHGVPGNPWIICTLWLAQALWKLNRTPQDRTRAVEVFEWALARRGQTGYLPEQVHPFTGEHLSVSPLVWSHGEFIVTASELGLGGE, encoded by the coding sequence ATGCCCCGGTCCCTAGTGTTTGGCAACGGCTCCTTGTTCGTCGCCCTCGACAGCCGTCACCGAATCCGCGAATTGACCTACCCGTACGTCGGGCTCTACAACCACCTCGCAGGCCGAGCCGTGAGAATGGGGATCTGGGTGGATGGAGCATTCACGTGGTGTGATGAAGGAGGCTGGGAGGTGCATCAGTCCCCTCAATTCGCCGACGGGTCATCACAGACCACTCTGCGAAACCCGCACCAAGGGATCGAGCTTCTGGTTCGGGAACGGATTCATGCCGACGAGCCCGCCTTCTTTCGAGACATCGTCGTCACGAGCCACCGCGCCGACGAATGCAAGACCAGGGTCTTCTTCCACCATCCCCTGCAACTGAACGAGTCTGATATCGCCGAAACCGCTGTGCTCGATCCTGTCCTAGGCGGCATGGTGCACTACAAGGGCCCGACCTTCATTGGCTTCTGCGTTGACTCGGGGCCAAGCGAAGTGGCGGTAGGCATCACGGGCTATGGGGAGCAGCCCGGGACCGCGCCGGACGCCGAGGATGGGGAGCTCTCGAACCGGACGATCGAGCAAGGTTCCATCGACTCCTGCATGAGTGTCGAACTTCGCCTTGCCCCAGGAGAAGGCCGGACCATCTGCTGCTCGATCCTCTGTGCGAGCACGATCACGGGCCTTCATGAGCTCAAAGAGCGCCTTGACCGCGAGGCCGGCGCCTTGGCATCTGTCGAGACAGATGTAGCCCAGGCGTCTCGCCTGGGTTCCTTAGGGTCGGAGATCGGAAATGCAGAGCCTCAACACGGCAATAAATGCCAGTCACTCCCGGGTGCTCCTGAGCCCCGCTCCCTTCTGACCCCCAGCCGGGTGGTCATCGAGAGCCACCTCTCGTCAAACGGCGCCTTGATGGCGGCGCTGGACTCGGACATCATGTCTGAAAACCGCGCCCATTACGCGAACTTCTGGCCCAGAGACGGCGCGCTCACCCTGGAAGCGTTTCTTCGGTTCAAAGAGGCGGGCTTTGGACGGCGGATGCTCCAGTTCTGCAGAGGTCTGATCAACTCCCGAGTCTGGCCCCACCCCTTCTTCTTTCAAAAGTACCGTCCCGATGGCACGCTCGGGGCTTCGTGGCACCCATGGGTCCGAAACGGCAGCCCCGAACTGCCGCTCCAGGAGGATGAGTCCGCCCTCATCCTGCACGCGATGGGCGCACAGGTGGCGGCGTTCGGCTGGGAAGGGCTGGAGGGGCTTTGGCAGGAGCTTGCCGTGCCATTGGCCGACTTCCTGGTCGCCTATCGCGATCCCCAGTCGGGCCTTCCCTTGCCCAGCCACGATCTTTGGGAGGAGCGGCGCGGCGTTCATGCCTTCACGGTGGCGTCGGCCGTGGCGGGCTTGCGCGCCGCTTCAGAGCTGGCTGCTTCCCTCGGAGACAGCCGGTCGGAACACTACGGCGCAATTGCCGAAGAGGTCCGCTCGGCTTGCTTGAGCAGGTTCGTTCATGCGGGGGAGGGTTTTGTCGTGAGAAACCTCTCACAGGATAGGGACGGCGCCTGGCACGAGGACCTGACACCCGATTCCTCGATGCTCCACGTTGTTCTTTTAGGGCTTTTGAGCCCGGACGACCCGCTCGCCGGCAGCCTTGTAGACCGTCTTGAAGCGGGGCTTTGGGTGGATGGCCCGATCGGTGGTATGGCCCGCTATCGCGACGACTACTACTGCCGAGTCTCGCATGGCGTACCAGGAAACCCCTGGATTATCTGCACCCTCTGGCTCGCCCAGGCGCTTTGGAAGCTGAACAGGACGCCGCAGGACCGCACACGGGCCGTCGAGGTCTTCGAGTGGGCGCTGGCGAGGCGCGGCCAAACAGGCTATTTGCCTGAACAGGTGCACCCGTTCACCGGCGAGCACTTGAGCGTCAGCCCACTGGTCTGGTCCCACGGCGAGTTCATCGTGACGGCCAGCGAGTTGGGTCTCGGCGGCGAGTAG
- a CDS encoding RNA-binding protein yields MSKTLYVGNLPYSATEADMFDHFKNFKPVTARIVEGRGFGFIEVEDDQMDAAIEAMHQSEMGGRKLNVNEARPKPDRREGGFGGGGGGRDRGGYGGDRGGYGGGRGGGGGRDRGGRDW; encoded by the coding sequence ATGAGTAAGACGCTATATGTAGGGAATCTGCCCTACTCGGCCACCGAGGCCGATATGTTCGATCATTTCAAGAACTTCAAGCCCGTGACCGCGCGAATCGTGGAGGGCAGGGGTTTTGGCTTCATCGAAGTCGAAGACGACCAGATGGATGCGGCCATCGAGGCGATGCACCAATCGGAAATGGGGGGCCGAAAGCTCAACGTTAACGAGGCGAGGCCAAAGCCGGACCGTCGCGAAGGCGGCTTCGGCGGTGGTGGCGGAGGCAGAGATCGGGGCGGCTACGGAGGCGACCGTGGGGGTTACGGTGGCGGACGTGGCGGCGGCGGAGGCCGGGACCGCGGCGGACGCGACTGGTAG
- a CDS encoding uracil-DNA glycosylase, whose protein sequence is MGGNGGGPVLECEVGLSSCRLCPRLTGWREEVGRLKRKAYEHEVYWSKPVPSFGDPGATLLIVGLAPGAHGSNRTGRMFTGDRSGEWLFRALFRAGLANQATYERPDDGLILNGVLITAVARCAPPGNKPERAEIAACERHLLPVLRLRRWNGVLCLGTVAFQEVWRHLGSGRAPLFGHGASAVLSDGSPVLASYHPSQQNTFTGKLTEAMLDAVMGVFASRR, encoded by the coding sequence ATGGGAGGCAATGGAGGCGGGCCGGTGCTGGAGTGCGAGGTAGGTCTGTCCTCCTGCAGGCTCTGCCCTCGGCTCACGGGATGGCGAGAGGAGGTCGGCAGACTCAAACGCAAGGCCTATGAACACGAAGTCTACTGGTCCAAGCCCGTACCCAGCTTCGGTGATCCGGGCGCGACGCTCTTGATCGTGGGCCTCGCCCCGGGGGCGCATGGCTCCAACCGGACCGGCCGCATGTTCACCGGCGACCGAAGCGGAGAATGGCTCTTTCGGGCGCTCTTTCGCGCTGGGCTCGCCAACCAGGCGACCTATGAACGGCCCGACGATGGCTTGATCCTGAATGGGGTCCTCATCACGGCCGTGGCGCGGTGCGCCCCGCCCGGCAACAAGCCCGAGCGGGCAGAGATTGCGGCTTGCGAGCGCCACCTGTTGCCCGTGTTGAGGCTCCGGAGGTGGAATGGTGTGCTCTGTCTGGGTACTGTGGCGTTTCAGGAGGTCTGGCGGCATCTAGGGAGCGGCCGGGCGCCCTTATTCGGGCACGGTGCTTCGGCTGTCCTGTCGGATGGATCTCCGGTGCTGGCAAGCTACCACCCCAGCCAGCAGAATACGTTCACGGGCAAGCTCACGGAGGCGATGCTCGATGCGGTGATGGGAGTGTTTGCCTCGCGGCGGTGA
- a CDS encoding PDZ domain-containing protein, with product MAALLALAAFAAFQGTSAPIEVPFRIGSDAIIVDATVNGRKLSLMFDTGFGGAIVHSAGINLGKATGKMTLRDFVGEFEAETTDIKSFRLGSVEIDPKGMVAVKDNAEGDYSQSYNTHCDGILGFQALTKYVLEINMEKSRFVLHPKSFDFTTRVPDNKRTFLAKLLPTGHNAMEMEVSTSDGKKMTMALDTGNAFYATTHRDVLERIGAWQVGAKPKFMKASFVASGEVASWSKRLKNMVVFGVPVPDGCWDIIDAPSGSAESDGTIGFGFLKNFNVLVDYERRRVWLENFNGKVGSEDPGEIGIYAANDPNTKRAIVVFVAPESPAARAGIKVRDAILSIDGIDELNVGHRALQKLLEGAVGSTVKLVLSRNGNLMRLDLKRELLVND from the coding sequence ATGGCCGCACTACTCGCCCTTGCCGCTTTCGCTGCCTTCCAGGGAACCTCGGCTCCTATCGAAGTTCCCTTCCGCATCGGATCGGACGCCATCATTGTCGACGCGACGGTCAACGGCCGAAAGCTCTCGCTGATGTTCGATACCGGCTTTGGCGGCGCCATCGTGCACTCAGCCGGAATCAACCTGGGAAAGGCGACCGGAAAGATGACCCTGCGCGACTTCGTTGGGGAGTTCGAGGCGGAGACCACCGACATCAAGAGCTTCAGGCTCGGCAGCGTGGAGATCGACCCCAAGGGGATGGTCGCGGTCAAGGACAACGCGGAAGGCGACTATTCGCAGTCCTACAACACCCACTGCGACGGCATCTTGGGCTTCCAGGCCCTCACGAAGTACGTGCTCGAGATCAACATGGAGAAGAGCCGCTTTGTGCTCCATCCCAAGTCGTTCGACTTCACCACGAGGGTCCCGGACAACAAGCGGACCTTCCTGGCAAAGCTCCTGCCCACCGGCCACAACGCAATGGAAATGGAGGTTTCGACCAGCGACGGCAAGAAGATGACGATGGCTCTGGATACGGGCAACGCGTTCTACGCGACCACGCATCGGGACGTGTTGGAGCGAATCGGCGCCTGGCAAGTGGGGGCAAAGCCCAAATTCATGAAGGCCTCGTTCGTGGCGTCAGGCGAGGTTGCGAGCTGGTCCAAGCGGCTCAAGAACATGGTGGTGTTCGGCGTTCCTGTGCCTGATGGATGCTGGGACATCATCGACGCTCCCTCGGGTTCTGCCGAATCGGATGGAACGATCGGCTTTGGGTTCCTCAAGAACTTCAACGTCCTTGTGGACTACGAACGTCGGCGCGTTTGGCTGGAGAATTTCAACGGGAAGGTAGGAAGCGAGGACCCCGGTGAGATTGGAATCTATGCCGCCAACGACCCGAACACCAAACGCGCGATTGTCGTCTTCGTCGCGCCGGAGAGCCCTGCTGCCCGAGCCGGGATCAAGGTGCGCGACGCCATCTTGAGCATCGACGGGATCGACGAACTGAACGTGGGGCACCGAGCCCTTCAGAAGCTCCTAGAGGGCGCCGTCGGCAGCACCGTCAAGCTGGTCCTTTCACGAAACGGCAACCTGATGCGCCTGGACCTGAAACGCGAGCTCTTGGTGAACGACTAA
- a CDS encoding SPFH domain-containing protein, with protein sequence MQLEREVRATNGWLMLFVTILMYAAGIAGIPWLAAQDNAGTLGAGQVVAFISVWLLAGLLSGGFFIVEPNGSKVLLLFGSYKGTVKNAGFHWVIPLMLRRKISLRARTLNGEKLKVNDLAGNPVEIAVIIVWQVTDTYAASFEVDNYDQYVALQSETALRHNASAYPYDAEDDSVSLRRNADEVSQHLLTEIQERVSRAGVTVLEARLSHLAYAPEIAGAMLRRQQAAAVIAARQKIVDGAVGMVELALKRMEDEGVIHLDDERKAAMISNLMVVLCSEHAATPVLNTGTLYS encoded by the coding sequence ATGCAACTCGAACGTGAAGTGCGTGCAACCAACGGATGGCTGATGCTGTTCGTAACGATCCTGATGTACGCTGCGGGCATCGCAGGGATCCCGTGGCTAGCCGCACAAGACAATGCTGGAACCCTGGGGGCCGGGCAGGTGGTGGCCTTTATCTCCGTCTGGCTGTTGGCGGGCCTTCTGTCCGGCGGCTTCTTCATCGTGGAGCCCAACGGGAGCAAGGTCTTGCTGCTGTTCGGCAGCTACAAAGGAACGGTCAAGAATGCTGGATTCCACTGGGTCATTCCGCTGATGCTTCGGCGCAAGATCTCGCTTCGGGCGAGGACGCTGAACGGCGAGAAGCTCAAGGTCAACGACCTGGCCGGAAACCCCGTGGAGATCGCCGTCATCATCGTCTGGCAAGTCACCGACACCTATGCCGCCAGTTTTGAGGTTGATAATTACGACCAATACGTGGCCCTGCAGAGCGAAACGGCGCTGAGGCACAACGCGAGCGCGTACCCCTATGACGCCGAGGACGACTCGGTCTCGCTTCGCCGCAACGCCGATGAGGTCTCCCAGCACCTGCTGACGGAGATTCAGGAGCGCGTCTCGCGAGCCGGAGTGACTGTGCTCGAAGCGCGTCTGTCTCACCTGGCCTATGCTCCGGAGATCGCAGGGGCGATGCTGCGCCGGCAGCAGGCGGCCGCGGTGATTGCCGCAAGGCAGAAGATCGTGGATGGCGCTGTCGGGATGGTGGAATTGGCGCTCAAGCGCATGGAGGACGAAGGCGTGATCCATCTCGACGACGAGCGCAAGGCTGCGATGATCTCGAACCTGATGGTGGTCCTGTGCAGCGAGCACGCGGCGACGCCTGTGCTCAATACGGGGACTCTCTATTCGTAG
- a CDS encoding Arc family DNA binding domain-containing protein: protein MAEKKPLLIRIDPKLWEELRRLADSELRSMNGQIEYLLAEAIRKRRSQDSSEEATR from the coding sequence ATGGCCGAAAAGAAGCCCCTCTTGATCCGCATCGACCCGAAGCTCTGGGAAGAGCTTCGGCGGCTTGCCGATTCAGAGCTCAGAAGCATGAACGGGCAAATCGAGTATCTGTTGGCAGAAGCGATCAGGAAGCGACGGTCTCAGGACTCTTCGGAGGAGGCGACGCGCTAG
- a CDS encoding DUF2807 domain-containing protein produces the protein MIKALFIAAVVAPLAGCAVVEAIEGHGQVVHGSGKAKTEARKVGKFTHIAVKGATDCDVTVGKAQSVEITADDNLLSHVTTELVGETLVISTKGSTSTRLGIKAKITVPELNGLDISGSGDSSIRGIKSKTFFVSISGSGDVRAAGGADNVSASIAGSGSVDLAGLKARVGDISITGSGDVKVSASEKLNATIAGSGNVTYFGNPKVRRTVMGSGEVVKG, from the coding sequence ATGATCAAGGCACTATTCATTGCGGCGGTTGTGGCGCCCCTTGCGGGATGCGCCGTCGTCGAGGCAATCGAGGGCCACGGCCAGGTGGTGCACGGCTCGGGCAAGGCCAAAACCGAAGCGCGAAAGGTCGGCAAGTTCACGCATATCGCAGTGAAAGGCGCCACGGACTGCGATGTCACCGTTGGCAAGGCGCAGTCCGTCGAGATCACGGCGGACGACAACCTTTTGAGCCACGTGACGACCGAGTTGGTGGGTGAGACGCTCGTGATCTCAACCAAAGGTTCGACCTCCACGCGTCTTGGCATCAAGGCCAAGATCACCGTCCCTGAGCTCAACGGGCTCGATATCTCGGGCTCCGGAGACTCCAGCATCCGGGGGATCAAGAGCAAGACGTTCTTTGTATCGATTTCGGGCTCGGGCGACGTACGGGCGGCTGGCGGAGCGGACAACGTGTCTGCGTCCATCGCGGGTTCCGGCAGCGTGGACTTGGCGGGGCTCAAGGCCAGAGTAGGAGATATTTCGATCACCGGTTCGGGTGACGTCAAGGTGAGCGCCTCGGAGAAGCTGAATGCCACGATCGCGGGTAGCGGCAATGTGACTTACTTTGGGAACCCCAAGGTTCGCAGAACGGTGATGGGTTCCGGCGAGGTGGTCAAGGGGTAA